A single region of the Xenopus laevis strain J_2021 chromosome 4L, Xenopus_laevis_v10.1, whole genome shotgun sequence genome encodes:
- the LOC121403139 gene encoding putative protein TPRXL, translating to MQPSSTSNFSAMQPSSTSNSSAMRPRITSNPSAMRPSITSNPSAMRPSSTSNLSAMRPSITSNPSAMRPSITSNPSAMRPSGTNNPSAMHPSITRNPSAMWPSSTSNPSSSIAMWPSSTINSSAIRTSNTSNPSAMSPSSTSNSSTIKPTNASSSIAMWPSSTSAMRPSSTSNPTVMHPSSTSNPCAIRPSSTNSPSAMHPSSTSNLSEMYPSSTNSSSAMHPCSTSNPSAIQPGSTNSSNAMHPSSTSNPSEMYPSSTSNPSAIRPSSTNSPSAMHPSSTSNPSAMLLSSTSNPSAMNPSSTSNPSAMLPSSTSNPSAMHPSSSSWGATRLNK from the coding sequence atgcaGCCCAGTAGCACCAGTAATTTCAGTGCAATGCAGCCCAGTAGCACCAGTAATTCCAGTGCAATGAGGCCCAGAATCACCAGTAATCCCAGTGCAATGCGGCCCAGTATCACCAGTAATCCCAGTGCAATGCGGCCCAGTAGCACCAGTAATCTCAGTGCAATGAGGCCCAGTATCACCAGTAATCCCAGTGCAATGCGGCCCAGTATCACCAGTAATCCCAGTGCAATGCGGCCCAGTGGCACCAataatcccagtgcaatgcatccCAGTATCACCAGGAATCCCAGTGCAATGTGGCCCAGTAGCACCAGTAATCCCAGTAGTAGCATTGCAATGTGGCCCAGTAGCACCATTAATTCCAGTGCaataaggaccagtaacacaagtAATCCCAGTGCAATGTCACCCAGTAGCACCAGTAATTCCAGTACAATAAAGCCCACTAATGCCAGTAGTAGCATTGCAATGTGGCCCAGTAGCACCAGTGCAATGAGGCCGAGTAGCACCAGTAATCCCACTGTGATGCATCCCAGTAGCACCAGTAATCCCTGTGCAATACGTCCCAGTAGCACCAATAGTCCCAGTGCAATGCATCCCAGTAGCACCAGTAATCTCAGTGAAATGTATCCCAGTAGCACCAATAGTTCCAGTGCAATGCATCCCTGTAGCACCAGTAATCCCAGTGCAATACAACCCGGTAGCACCAACAGTTCCAATGCAATGCATCCGAGTAGCACCAGTAATCCCAGTGAAATGTATCCCAGTAGCACCAGTAATCCCAGTGCAATACGTCCCAGTAGCACCAATAGTCCCAGTGCAATGCATCCCAGTAGCACCAGTAATCCCAGTGCAATGCTTCTCAGTAGCACCAGTAATCCCAGTGCAATGAATCCCAGTAGCACCAGTAATCCCAGTGCAATGCTTCCCAGTAGCACCAgtaatcccagtgcaatgcatccCAGTAGCAGTAGCTGGGGAGCCACAAGACTGAATAAGTAA